A DNA window from Helianthus annuus cultivar XRQ/B chromosome 15, HanXRQr2.0-SUNRISE, whole genome shotgun sequence contains the following coding sequences:
- the LOC110911899 gene encoding dof zinc finger protein DOF5.7, whose product MHETVSLVYLCLCQRVSCPIISYHFVMSINIPLKQARKDEHQTSGGGRKTSSQRPPEQTLRCPRCDSTNTKFCYYNNYNLTQPRYFCKTCRRYWTKGGALRNIPIGGGCRKNKKTKSCHSKFVIGDSSLDVVSPPVMDFQLGGINYPHRVNHFSSSFGENTPNNVAFMNLDPLGFSHVNQTGDVSANVQETGNFTYTNVHHNTSLTSIEALSSLNQDLHWKLQQQRLAMLFGGGNGGGALLEKTGENNHQRPHQKESGLQPILFQNLDTSRKEVSSSGDGGVGGLATEWFFDNHYAPPVNMNPASTGNDDQNWNGIQAWNNINHYNPLP is encoded by the exons ATGCATGAAACCGTGAGTTTGGTGTATCTTTGCCTCTGCCAAAG GGTTTCCTGTCCTATTATCTCTTATCACTTTGTGATGTCTATCAACATACCACTAAAACAAGCTAGAAAAGATGAGCATCAAACTTCCGGTGGTGGCCGGAAAACATCATCCCAGAGGCCACCGGAGCAAACCCTAAGGTGTCCAAGATGTGATTCCACCAACACAAAGTTTTGCTACTACAATAACTACAACCTAACTCAACCAAGATACTTTTGCAAGACTTGTAGAAGGTATTGGACCAAAGGTGGAGCCTTGCGAAACATTCCGATTGGTGGCGGTTGTCGGAAGAACAAGAAAACGAAATCTTGTCACTCAAAGTTTGTCATAGGTGATTCATCATTGGATGTTGTTTCACCACCAGTGATGGATTTTCAGCTTGGTGGGATAAACTACCCACATAGGGTTAACCACTTTTCATCTTCTTTTGGGGAGAATACACCAAATAATGTTGCTTTTATGAATCTTGATCCATTAGGGTTTAGTCATGTCAATCAAACAGGAGATGTGTCAGCAAATGTTCAAGAAACTGGTAATTTTACATACACAAATGTTCATCACAACACTAGTCTCACTTCAATAGAGGCTTTGAGTTCTTTAAACCAAGATTTGCACTGGAAGCTGCAGCAGCAGCGATTGGCGATGCTCTTCGGTGGTGGTAACGGTGGCGGGGCGTTACTAGAGAAAACAG GAGAAAATAACCATCAGCGGCCACATCAAAAAGAATCCGGCTTACAAcctattttatttcaaaatctaGACACTTCAAGAAAGGAAGTTAGCAGCAGTGGCGATGGCGGTGTTGGTGGTTTGGCGACGGAATGGTTCTTCGACAACCATTACGCACCACCAGTGAACATGAATCCAGCCTCCACGGGGAACGATGATCAAAACTGGAATGGGATTCAAGCATGGAATAACATAAATCATTACAATCCACTTCCATAG